A region of Antedon mediterranea chromosome 8, ecAntMedi1.1, whole genome shotgun sequence DNA encodes the following proteins:
- the LOC140057166 gene encoding uncharacterized protein: MILNEYLDLDQPLLSTSESTVYEGQSVTFTCSKTYGDPIPYITWYKDGQTVNTNNPSRYEIANNSTESVLKIISATEEDGGNYTCKAESDQFKGEDAKTSVGKQMNILVYTIHVTFTYEDGIATCTAEGHPKPLSILILQDGEVVEKGENTATIEINDEICKPNLTCYAENGKLNKTATLLNCKAGESCPTFTVLTVAIIVTALFLGSVPTFITTRYIYERRIREMKSKCQHSQYQALQFASSGSGVYQELSKDTSVNDGRRARTTSRKASSKEHEAHRRVQRRVIEIESNNQYQEVKDSESAAIYEEPNLSEGKCVVSTLSNKGNVLGGESHYSNIRNT, from the exons ATGATTCTCAACGAATATTTAG atttagatcaACCACTTCTTTCTACCTCAGAAAGCACTGTATACGAAGGTCAATCAGTGACTTTTACCTGTAGTAAAACTTATGGTGATCCTATTCCTTACATTACTTGGTATAAAGATGGACAGACAGTCAACACCAACAACCCTTCTAGATATGAGATTGCAAATAACAGTACAGAGTCAGTTCTTAAGATTATATCAGCTACTGAAGAAGATGGTGGGAATTATACATGTAAAGCAGAAAGTGATCAGTTTAAAGGAGAGGATGCTAAAACAAGTGTTGGAAAACAGATGAACATACTTGTTTATA ctatTCATGTTACTTTTACATATGAAGATGGTATTGCAACATGTACAGCAGAGGGCCATCCCAAGCCATTATCAATATTGATATTACAAGATGGAGAAGTGGTTGAGAAAGGAGAAAATACAGCAACTATAGAAATTAATGATGAGATATGTAAACCAAATCTTACATGTTATGCAGAGAATGGAAAGCTAAATAAAACAGCAACACTTTTGAACTGTAAAGCAG GTGAATCGTGTCCAACATTTACAGTACTAACTGTAGCAATTATAGTAACTGCGCTTTTCCTCGGCTCTGTTCCTACCTTTATTACAACCCGTTATATTTAT GAAAGACGAATACGAGAAATGAAATCAAAATGTCAACATTCTCAGTATCAAGCACTGCAGTTTGCATCAAGTGGTTCTGGTGTTTACCAAGAACTCAGCAAAGATACTTCAGTAAATGATGGACGCAGGGCCAGAACTACGTCACGTAAAGCATCTTCTAAAGAACACGAG GCGCATCGTCGGGTGCAGAGACGGGTAATAGAAATCGAAAGTAACAATCAATATCAAGAAGTGAAAGATTCGGAAAGTGCTGCCATTTACGAAGAGCCGAACCTAAGTGAGGGGAAATGTGTTGTCAGTACGTTGTCAAATAAGGGAAACGTTTTAGGAGGAGAATCACATTATTCTAACATTCGGAATACATAA
- the LOC140057169 gene encoding uncharacterized protein has translation MRRVLKSHGQLTSNQEAKEGDTKVVLSCNHSRVTPTPAAIQWDALDEDGSTYNLVNDKKLVNGRFKLNIKPGKADLVMSLPIRDDSQRTFQCEIQTIDGEIKRSNPSILTVYYLDQPLLSASANVINECQSVTFTCIKHDGDPIPYITWYKDGHTVNTNNPSRYDIANNSTESVLKIKSATEEDGGRYTCKAESDQFKGDDAKTSEGRQLYIYDIIVTFKPEDDLVTCTAEDYPKPPAVLIIQNSSSLGTNKICQTSFTFYAENEKNTAGGCSYAISILITLAITAILCSVPTFIITRYIYLKRIKEDILSKSQIPQQYQALQFSANSGDYKELNKGPTVEASAARTSNKARSRTRIQKEVREIELQHHQYKDLQVSANCDVDIDDEGYTKAIERGLSEPERHQYQDLQVNSGNNDVDLDDEGYVRPTSNKREREFKSQHHQYQGLQVSAVPGVDIDDEGYVKPTSKIEKEVIEIECKNPQYQGVKESASSCVDDDGYTKPTSNKVEIEVKNPQYQGLHGVSNKHRKKDKHVKASKKEVRKLEKRGERIEIESQNPQYEGHMSRDSVTSTSQKRKTQEPHYSQKFYN, from the exons ATGAGGAGGGTGTTAA aaTCACATGGTCAACTGACATCTAACCAGGAAGCCAAAGAAGGTGATACTAAAGTGGTATTAAGTTGTAATCATTCAAGAGTTACTCCTACACCTGCTGCAATACAATGGGATGCATTAGATGAAGATGGATCTACATATAACCTTGTGAATGATAAGAAGCTAGTAAATGGgcgttttaaattaaacataaaacctGGGAAAGCAGACTTAGTGATGTCACTACCAATCAGAGATGATTCTCAACGAACATTTCAGTGCGAGATACAAACAATAGATGGTGAAATTAAAAGATCAAATCCATCTATACTAACTGTATATT ACTTGGATCAACCACTTCTTTCTGCGTCAGCAAATGTCATCAATGAATGTCAATCAGTGACCTTTACCTGTATTAAACATGATGGTGATCCTATTCCTTACATTACTTGGTATAAAGATGGACATACAGTCAACACCAACAACCCTTCTAGATATGATATTGCAAATAACAGTACAGAGTCAGTTCTTAAGATTAAATCAGCTACTGAAGAAGATGGTGGCAGATATACATGTAAAGCAGAAAGTGATCAGTTTAAAGGAGATGATGCTAAAACAAGTGAAGGAAGACAGTTGTATAtatatg ATATCATTGTAACATTTAAACCTGAAGATGATCTTGTAACATGTACAGCAGAGGACTATCCGAAACCGCCAGCAGTACTGATAATACAAAATTCATCATCTTTAGGAACTAATAAAATATGTCAAACAAGTTTTACATTTTAtgcagaaaatgaaaaaaacacaGCAG GTGGTTGTTCGTATGCAATTAGTATATTGATAACTTTAGCAATAACTGCAATTCTTTGCTCTGTGCCTACGTTTATAATAACCCGATATATCTAT CTAAAACGAATAAAAGAAGACATCCTTTCAAAATCTCAAATTCCTCAACAATATCAAGCATTGCAATTTTCTGCAAATTCTGGAGATTACAAAGAGCTCAACAAAGGTCCTACAGTGGAGGCTAGTGCTGCCAGGACGTCAAATAAAGCAAGATCCAGGACAAGAATACAG AAAGAGGTAAGAGAAATCGAACTTCAACACCATCAGTACAAAGATCTGCAGGTTTCGGCAAACTGTGATGTCGACATAGATGACGAAGGATACACCAAGGCCATTGAG AGAGGATTAAGCGAGCCTGAACGTCATCAGTACCAAGATCTGCAAGTTAATTCGGGAAACAATGATGTCGACTTAGATGACGAGGGATATGTTAGACCCACGTCTAATAAG AGAGAAAGAGAATTCAAAAGTCAACATCATCAGTACCAAGGACTGCAAGTTTCAGCAGTCCCTGGTGTTGACATAGATGACGAGGGATATGTCAAGCCTACGTCTAAAATA GAAAAAGAAGTCATAGAAATCGAATGCAAAAATCCTCAGTACCAAGGTGTGAAAGAGTCAGCAAGCTCTTGCGTGGACGATGATGGATATACCAAGCCTACGTCTAATAAAGTA GAAATAGAAGTAAAAAATCCTCAATACCAAGGACTGCATGGAGTTTCTAATAAACACAGAAAAAAAGATAAACACGTTAAGGCGTCAAAGAAAGAAGTGCGCAAACTAGag AAAAGAGGAGAAAGGATTGAAATAGAATCTCAAAATCCCCAGTACGAAGGACATATGTCACGTGATAGTGTTACTAGTACGTCACAAAAAAGAAAGACTCAAGAACCACATTATTCTCAAAAGTTCTATAACTAA